A genomic segment from Ramlibacter agri encodes:
- a CDS encoding nitrate/sulfonate/bicarbonate ABC transporter ATP-binding protein, which translates to MNRNTLVDLKGISKSFRIADGRPRKVLDNVDFKLAENEIVALLGKSGSGKSTLLRIVAGLIPADSGSASYRGNPIHGPAAGISMVFQSFALFPWLTVQQNVELGLEAQGVGPEDRAQRAEAMLELIGLAGFGGALPRELSGGMRQRVGIARALVTNPDVLLMDEAFSALDVMTGETLRDEILELWADQRIPTKGMLIVSHNIEEAVMMADRIVILASDPGRIRCQYAVSLERPRDADTADLRQMVDEVYALMTARPVPQVAVAAAAAPAPVDYALPATDVARIEGVLDLLAEAPFEGHADLPQLAEESALTDEELFPTYEALAMLGLAQVEAGDIALTPLGQRYAQAGHVLRQEIFGQQLLAQVPLATRIRRMLESEPSGTMPRERVLDLLREGMEQEKAVHTLEVAIEWGRYGEAYEFDFHTGVLKLPDEAEEAA; encoded by the coding sequence ATGAACCGCAACACGCTCGTCGACCTGAAGGGCATCTCCAAGAGCTTCCGCATCGCCGATGGCCGGCCCCGCAAGGTGCTGGACAACGTCGACTTCAAGCTGGCCGAAAACGAGATCGTCGCGCTGCTCGGGAAATCCGGCTCGGGCAAGTCGACCTTGCTGCGCATCGTGGCCGGCCTGATCCCGGCCGACAGCGGCAGCGCCAGCTACCGCGGCAACCCCATCCACGGGCCGGCCGCCGGCATCTCGATGGTGTTCCAGTCCTTCGCGCTGTTCCCGTGGCTGACGGTGCAGCAGAACGTGGAACTGGGGCTGGAAGCGCAGGGCGTCGGCCCCGAGGATCGCGCGCAGCGCGCCGAGGCCATGCTGGAACTGATCGGCCTGGCCGGCTTCGGCGGCGCGCTGCCGCGCGAGCTTTCGGGTGGCATGCGCCAGCGCGTGGGCATCGCGCGCGCGCTGGTCACCAACCCCGACGTGCTGCTGATGGACGAGGCCTTCTCCGCGCTGGACGTGATGACGGGCGAGACGCTGCGCGACGAAATCCTGGAGCTGTGGGCCGACCAGCGCATCCCGACCAAGGGCATGCTGATCGTGTCGCACAACATCGAGGAAGCCGTGATGATGGCCGACCGCATCGTCATCCTGGCCAGCGACCCGGGGCGCATCCGCTGCCAGTATGCGGTGAGCCTCGAGCGGCCGCGCGATGCCGATACCGCGGACCTGCGGCAGATGGTGGACGAGGTGTACGCGCTGATGACCGCGCGTCCCGTGCCGCAGGTGGCCGTGGCCGCCGCGGCCGCGCCGGCGCCGGTGGACTACGCGCTGCCGGCCACCGACGTGGCCCGCATCGAGGGCGTGCTGGACCTGCTGGCCGAAGCGCCGTTCGAAGGCCACGCCGACCTGCCGCAGCTGGCGGAGGAATCCGCGCTGACCGACGAGGAACTGTTCCCCACCTATGAGGCGCTGGCCATGCTGGGCCTGGCGCAGGTGGAAGCGGGCGACATCGCGCTCACGCCGCTGGGCCAGCGCTATGCCCAAGCGGGTCACGTGCTGCGGCAGGAAATCTTCGGCCAGCAATTGCTGGCGCAGGTGCCGCTGGCCACGCGCATCCGGCGCATGCTGGAAAGCGAGCCCTCGGGGACGATGCCGCGCGAGCGCGTGCTCGACCTGCTGCGGGAAGGCATGGAGCAGGAGAAGGCGGTGCACACGCTCGAGGTCGCCATCGAATGGGGACGGTACGGCGAGGCGTACGAGTTCGACTTCCATACCGGCGTGTTGAAGTTGCCGGATGAGGCCGAAGAGGCGGCGTAA
- a CDS encoding ABC transporter permease: protein MFALLPFRRSGSKLLAPSPNRWDWALLPFVLLVLSALAFGAAQMGHPFVLGQPTPISLDPLELPYYLLRTVLRMFTALACSLVFSFAFAALAAKYRAAEKVLVPMLDVLQSVPILGFQAIAIAPFIALFPGRMLGVECAAIFAIFTSQAWNMAFSLYQSIKTVPPELNEAARLFRLSSWQRFWRLELPFAMPGLLWNMMMSMSGGWFFLVAAEAISVAGQDIKLPGIGSYIAVAIEQENGHAIAWAIAAMLAGILLYDQLFFRPLLAWADKFRFEETQGETAQSSWLLDWVHRSSVVRGVSDRFWSALRSTLGWFPARPVAPAPVARNTSTIDWERVWDVVLALGLAAVATYLVVYVHSVVGWGEAARVVGLGFITLVRVLLLIGLASLVWVPVSVWIGLRPRYAQRVQAVAQFLAAFPVNLLFPLVVYVLVTWNLNPNIWLSPLMVFGTQWYILFNVVAGASTLPTELRLAADNLGLKGWLKWKRVYLPAVFPSFVTGAITASGGSWNASIVAEYVSWGKTSLVADGLGSYIKQMTEAGDFHRIALGIGVMCVFVMLLNRFFWRRLYTLAEDRSR from the coding sequence ATGTTCGCCCTCCTTCCTTTCCGCCGCTCCGGCAGCAAGCTGCTCGCGCCCAGCCCCAACCGTTGGGACTGGGCGCTGCTGCCCTTCGTGCTGCTGGTGCTGAGCGCACTGGCCTTCGGCGCCGCGCAAATGGGGCATCCCTTCGTCCTGGGCCAGCCCACGCCCATTTCGCTGGACCCGCTGGAACTGCCCTATTACCTGCTGCGCACGGTGCTGCGCATGTTCACGGCGCTGGCCTGCTCGCTGGTCTTCAGCTTCGCCTTCGCCGCGCTGGCGGCCAAGTACCGGGCGGCGGAAAAAGTGCTGGTGCCCATGCTGGACGTGCTGCAGTCGGTGCCCATCCTGGGCTTCCAGGCGATCGCCATCGCGCCCTTCATCGCGCTGTTTCCCGGCCGCATGCTGGGCGTGGAGTGCGCGGCCATCTTCGCCATCTTCACCTCGCAGGCCTGGAACATGGCCTTCAGCCTGTACCAGTCCATCAAGACGGTGCCGCCGGAGCTGAACGAGGCCGCCCGCCTGTTTCGGCTGTCGTCGTGGCAGCGGTTCTGGCGGCTGGAGCTGCCCTTCGCCATGCCGGGGCTGCTGTGGAACATGATGATGTCGATGTCCGGCGGCTGGTTCTTCCTGGTGGCCGCCGAGGCCATCTCGGTGGCCGGGCAGGACATCAAGCTGCCCGGCATCGGCAGCTACATCGCGGTGGCCATCGAGCAGGAGAACGGGCACGCCATCGCCTGGGCCATCGCCGCCATGCTGGCCGGCATCCTGCTGTACGACCAGCTGTTCTTCCGGCCGCTGCTGGCCTGGGCCGACAAGTTCCGCTTCGAGGAGACGCAGGGCGAGACGGCGCAAAGCTCCTGGCTGCTGGACTGGGTGCACCGCAGCAGCGTGGTGCGCGGCGTCAGCGACCGCTTCTGGTCCGCGCTGCGCTCGACCCTCGGCTGGTTTCCCGCCCGTCCCGTCGCGCCGGCGCCCGTGGCCCGCAACACGTCCACCATCGACTGGGAGCGGGTGTGGGACGTCGTGCTGGCGCTGGGCCTGGCTGCCGTGGCCACCTACCTGGTGGTGTACGTGCACTCGGTCGTGGGCTGGGGCGAGGCCGCGCGGGTGGTGGGGCTGGGCTTCATCACGCTGGTGCGGGTGCTGCTGCTGATCGGGCTGGCCTCGCTGGTGTGGGTGCCCGTCTCGGTGTGGATCGGGCTGCGCCCGCGCTATGCGCAGCGCGTGCAGGCCGTGGCGCAGTTCCTGGCCGCCTTCCCGGTGAACCTGCTGTTCCCGCTGGTGGTGTATGTGCTGGTCACCTGGAACCTGAACCCGAACATCTGGCTCAGCCCGCTGATGGTGTTCGGCACGCAGTGGTACATCCTCTTCAACGTGGTGGCGGGTGCCTCCACGTTGCCCACGGAGCTGCGGCTGGCCGCCGACAACCTGGGCCTGAAGGGCTGGCTCAAATGGAAGCGGGTGTACCTGCCCGCCGTGTTCCCCAGCTTCGTCACCGGCGCCATCACCGCCAGCGGCGGCTCGTGGAACGCCAGCATCGTGGCGGAGTACGTGAGCTGGGGCAAGACTTCGCTGGTGGCCGACGGCCTGGGCAGCTACATCAAGCAGATGACCGAGGCCGGCGACTTCCACCGCATCGCGCTGGGCATCGGCGTGATGTGCGTCTTCGTCATGCTGCTGAACCGCTTCTTCTGGCGCCGGCTGTACACGCTGGCCGAAGACCGCAGCCGCTAG
- a CDS encoding peptidoglycan-binding protein, whose product MARSYFSQGCRGGIVMRLQQGLQAQGFAPPVLVQFADGDYGGKTATAVRALQQARGLGASGEVDEATWTAAVAAPLPTLFERCLQLTADFEGHGFGLAQGNFDGAGITWGIIGFTLAGGELQRVMAEIDARAPGKVDEAFGALAPTWRAVLARSVDEQVAWADGISLGDSKARLPPPWVQVFARLGALPVTQQVQIDFAQQKYYAPALQSAQRLGLQTERGIALCFDTHVQSGGVRQPVLDLAATLPANLTEGDRLPLLAKAIAQAVSRPKYRIDVLSRRMCIATGAGNVHGADFKLSAWGLGLFPVT is encoded by the coding sequence ATGGCACGCAGCTATTTCTCCCAGGGTTGCCGCGGCGGCATCGTCATGCGGCTGCAGCAGGGCCTGCAGGCCCAGGGCTTCGCGCCGCCGGTGCTGGTGCAGTTTGCCGACGGCGACTACGGCGGCAAGACGGCCACGGCGGTGCGCGCGCTGCAGCAGGCCAGGGGCCTGGGCGCGAGCGGCGAAGTGGACGAAGCCACCTGGACGGCCGCCGTGGCCGCGCCGCTGCCCACGCTGTTCGAGCGCTGCCTGCAGCTGACCGCGGACTTCGAAGGCCACGGCTTCGGCCTGGCGCAGGGCAACTTCGACGGCGCCGGCATCACCTGGGGCATCATCGGCTTCACCCTGGCCGGCGGCGAGCTGCAGCGGGTGATGGCCGAAATCGACGCACGCGCGCCCGGCAAGGTGGACGAGGCCTTCGGCGCGCTGGCGCCCACATGGCGCGCGGTGCTGGCCCGCTCCGTCGACGAGCAGGTGGCCTGGGCCGACGGCATCAGCCTGGGCGACAGCAAGGCGCGCTTGCCGCCGCCGTGGGTGCAGGTGTTCGCGCGCCTGGGCGCGCTACCCGTCACGCAGCAGGTGCAGATCGACTTTGCGCAGCAGAAGTACTACGCGCCGGCCCTGCAGTCCGCCCAGCGCCTGGGCCTGCAGACCGAGCGCGGCATTGCCCTGTGCTTCGACACCCATGTGCAAAGCGGCGGCGTGCGGCAGCCGGTGCTGGACCTGGCCGCCACCTTGCCGGCCAACCTGACCGAGGGCGATCGCCTGCCGCTGCTGGCCAAGGCCATCGCGCAGGCGGTGAGCCGGCCGAAGTACCGCATCGACGTGCTGTCGCGGCGGATGTGCATCGCGACCGGCGCGGGGAACGTGCATGGCGCAGATTTCAAATTGTCAGCGTGGGGATTGGGACTCTTTCCCGTAACTTGA